AATCAATATTGAAGATGAAAATGCTTTTGAAATGACAAGGCGTCTTGCTAAAGAAGAAGGCATTTTTGTAGGAATGAGCAGCGGAGCTGCTATGTTCATAGCTGCTAAACAAGCCGAACAATTAGATAGTGGCGTTATTGTTACAATATTTCCAGACAGCGGAGAACGATATTTAAGCACCACCCTTTTTACTGAAAAAACCAAAGCTGAAATAAAAATTCAAAATACGCTTACACGAAATAAAGAACCTTTTCATCCAATTATACCTGGAAAAGTTTCAGTTTATTCCTGCGGGCCTACAGCTCACGCAAGAATGAATCCTGGAGAATGCAGAAGAATAGTATTTTCAGACATTTTGTGCAGATATCTTGAATATAGAGGGTATTCAGTCAATCAAATAATGAATATAACTGATGTCGATGATAAAACAATTTTAGGATCAGAAAAGGAAGGTCTAAGCCTTTCTGAATTCACTGAAAAAAATATAGAAACATTTAAAAAAGATTTAGCACTATTAAACATTAAACAAGCCTCAAAATATCCTAAAACAAGCGAACATATAGATGCTATGGTTTCTTTGGCTGAAAAGCTATTTGAAAAAGGTTTTGCTTATGAAAAACTTCATTCCCTTTATTTCAATATTTCCAAATTTCAAGAATATGGCAAATTATCCGGAATTGATTTAAACAAAATAAAATCAGGATTAACAATAGACTTAGACGAATATGAAAAAGATAACCCCAAAGATTTTACTCTTCTTAAAAGATCAAAATTATCAGAACTTAAACGGGGTATCTATACAAAAACAAAATGGGGCAATGTTAGGGCTTCATGGCATATTCAATGTGTTGCCATGTCAATGCAGTACCTTGGAGAAACATTCGATATTCATACAAGCGCAAGAAAACTTATATTTCCCCACAATGAGAATGAAATAGCAATAGCTAAAGCTGTTACAGGAAAGCCTCTTGCTAAATACTGGATGCATTGCGATAGTGTATTAATACCTGATGAAAACCAAAATATAACTTTAGATGACCTTATTCAAAAAGGATATTCCGCAAAAACAATCAGATATTGGCTGCTTTCAACCCATTATAGCAAATCAATGACTTTTTCCTTAGATAGAATAGAAAGCTCCCAAAATGCCCTTGAAAGAATTAATACTTGCATAAAAAGGCTAAAAAGCATAAAAACTACAGCTTCAAATTTTTCTGAGCTTAATCAACTGATTTATGACATAAAACAGGGATTTATTTTATCAATGGATGATGATTTAAATATTTCTGGAGCTTTGGCTTCAACATTTAAGTCCATAAAAACAATAAACGCCTTGATAACAAAGCAAAAACTAAGCTGCAATGATGCAGATAAACTTATAGATTGTTTTAAAAGTATAGACTCTGTTTTAAATGTATTTTCTTTTGAAGAAGAAATATCTGATAACAAAACTCTCGAATTAATAAAACAAAGAAATAAAGCAAGGGCAAATAAAAATTGGGAACTTGCAGATAAAATAAAAGATGAACTAACACTACTTGGGATAAAAATTCATGACAAAAAAACGAGTGAATGAGGTAATTACTTTATGATGCCAGTTTATTTTCCATTTACAACGATTTCAAACTATTCTTTAAAGCTTCTTTTATCAGCATTTAAAAAAGTGATGGTCTATCAGCCTTCTAAAAATATACCTGAACCTCTTTTAAATCTTGAAAAACAAGGATATTTATACTTAAAAATCCCATTTAGCGGAGATGAAAAACAACTTGATATAGCTGAAAAAGATTTTAAATTCTGGTTAAACTCCCACAAAGGAACAGATACAAATCTTCTAAAAAACATAAAAAATAGTCAGCCATTTGTTGGTGAATCTTCAGCTTTATCTATAAAAAACCTAATTTCACATTATGATAAAAAAGCTGATAAAACACAAACAGCAACATCTGAAATTGCTCTATTCTATCCGAGACTTTTTCTTAAAATAACTCAAGATTTCGATATAAACATGGACGAAATTAATAATAAACTTATTCTCTATAACAAAATGGAACAAGATATTATTCACGATATTACCTTTGAGAAGGACGATCTAAAAACTATCCCTGATTTATCTCTTATTCCGGATAATTCTAAAGATTTTATGATAAAAGAACGGATAGAAGCATTAAGCTCATTAATTATGAATGATTCTGATTTGAGCGGTATCTATATTACAACAAGCAAAAATGCTTTGGAATACATACTTGATAAATTTCCAGATGCTGAAAAAATTTTTAAAATAACGAATCTTCCTGTATATACAGACACCAATGATGAACTTATTTCATGGCAAAATTCTTTACACGAATACCTTGAAAAGGTATCAAATTCGGAGGACATAAAAAGCGTAAAAAAATTTATACTGCAACCGCCCAAATCTAAAGCTGCTTCCAATTTTTCTTTAACTTCTTATGTTATTCCAAATAATAACCCTTATTATGTTTTCGAAAAATTTACCCCAACTCGTGATAAACAACCAAATAATGAAAAAATAAGAAATACTATAATATGCCTTTTAGATTTAAACAAAGATTCAATATAGTGAGGTAAATAAAAAATGAATAAAAAAATTTTCATCAGTAACTTTATAATTCTTATTCTTATGTTCATTTCATTTAACTACTCTGGCGTTATGGCTCAAAGCCTAACATCTCAGATCTCAAATGAAAAAAAAATACAATTTGAAATTGAGGATTCTGATAAAGACAAAAAAGACTTATATGAAAACATACAAGAAGGATATTCTGCTAAGGATAAAGAAACATATAAAGAAAAAATAAAAGATGTAAAAATAGAAGGTAAAGCGCCTGAAAAAGAAAATTTAAGCAATGTAGAAAAAATTTTATCAGGG
This Desulfobacterales bacterium DNA region includes the following protein-coding sequences:
- a CDS encoding cysteine--tRNA ligase, translating into MKKSLLDHIGNTPLIEIKKLNPNPNVKIFAKLEYFNPGGSIKDRAAMYMIDDGEKAGKLTHKKIVLEATSGNTGIGLALVCSIKGYKMLFAMSESASIERQKILKARGSEILLTPGHLGTDGAIEEVYRLAREYPDTYFMTDQYNNEANWKAHYYGTAEEIWAQTNGTVSMIIATMGTTGTIMGLSRRFKEYNPDIKIIGVEPYLGHKIQGLKNMKEAYCPGLYNKKYLDEKINIEDENAFEMTRRLAKEEGIFVGMSSGAAMFIAAKQAEQLDSGVIVTIFPDSGERYLSTTLFTEKTKAEIKIQNTLTRNKEPFHPIIPGKVSVYSCGPTAHARMNPGECRRIVFSDILCRYLEYRGYSVNQIMNITDVDDKTILGSEKEGLSLSEFTEKNIETFKKDLALLNIKQASKYPKTSEHIDAMVSLAEKLFEKGFAYEKLHSLYFNISKFQEYGKLSGIDLNKIKSGLTIDLDEYEKDNPKDFTLLKRSKLSELKRGIYTKTKWGNVRASWHIQCVAMSMQYLGETFDIHTSARKLIFPHNENEIAIAKAVTGKPLAKYWMHCDSVLIPDENQNITLDDLIQKGYSAKTIRYWLLSTHYSKSMTFSLDRIESSQNALERINTCIKRLKSIKTTASNFSELNQLIYDIKQGFILSMDDDLNISGALASTFKSIKTINALITKQKLSCNDADKLIDCFKSIDSVLNVFSFEEEISDNKTLELIKQRNKARANKNWELADKIKDELTLLGIKIHDKKTSE